The Nocardioides sp. S-1144 genome includes a region encoding these proteins:
- a CDS encoding Ig-like domain-containing protein, with translation MSTAPHRSSRRSMLVAHLVVLIGLVASTTTSAATAAPHATRAANPPTYEVYAFKAPAIAAAGFRVRLVRRASGAPVSGAVVRFTGVLAGGGNYRDRVTTNANGVARWALPVPSRRFRYLEAKFYARGETRTYLQLGFCRDRGRWNECGAG, from the coding sequence ATGTCCACCGCCCCCCACCGCTCCTCGCGGCGCAGCATGCTCGTCGCGCACCTCGTCGTCCTCATCGGCCTGGTCGCCTCGACGACGACCTCCGCCGCCACGGCGGCGCCGCACGCCACGCGGGCGGCGAACCCCCCGACGTACGAGGTCTACGCCTTCAAGGCGCCCGCCATCGCGGCCGCTGGCTTCCGGGTGAGGCTGGTGCGCCGCGCCTCGGGTGCGCCGGTGAGCGGAGCCGTGGTCCGGTTCACGGGCGTCCTCGCGGGCGGGGGGAACTACCGCGACCGGGTCACCACGAACGCCAACGGGGTCGCCCGCTGGGCCCTGCCGGTGCCGAGCCGACGGTTCCGCTACCTGGAGGCGAAGTTCTACGCCCGCGGCGAGACGCGCACCTACCTCCAGCTCGGGTTCTGCCGCGATCGCGGGCGCTGGAACGAGTGCGGCGCGGGGTAG
- a CDS encoding LysR family transcriptional regulator, translating to MLSLHQLRCFLATYEHGSLTAAADELGYAQPSVSEQVRALEKSLGVQLFRRVGRGVVPTTVADTLRPHAEKVLASVAEAQDAVRSVRSFETGTIRFGMFGVARLYASAGLIADVLARYPGVRVELVGQNSTAVAEDLRRGRLEAAMLAVAGVRSEGITITPVAREELVYISADPARLATPVTAHRLALATLVMPETTWRAEDSTRILLRQLLHETGRNPQTRIEVEDVETAVEIVGLGLADSVIPRGAAEQLLPRLAPNAGWVALRPRVWDTFAVVHRAGAVLSPAAQLMIELATARIREIAEPLGR from the coding sequence GTGCTCTCACTGCACCAGCTGCGCTGCTTCCTGGCCACCTACGAGCACGGCTCGCTCACCGCCGCCGCCGACGAGCTCGGCTACGCCCAGCCCTCGGTCTCCGAGCAGGTCCGCGCCCTGGAGAAGTCGCTGGGCGTCCAGCTCTTCCGCCGGGTGGGCCGCGGGGTCGTCCCGACCACCGTCGCCGACACGCTGCGCCCGCACGCCGAGAAGGTGCTGGCCTCGGTCGCCGAGGCCCAGGACGCCGTCCGCAGCGTCCGGTCCTTCGAGACCGGCACCATCCGGTTCGGGATGTTCGGCGTCGCCCGCCTCTACGCCAGCGCCGGGCTGATCGCCGACGTCCTGGCCCGCTACCCCGGCGTCCGCGTCGAGCTGGTCGGCCAGAACTCCACGGCGGTCGCCGAGGACCTGCGCCGCGGGCGCCTCGAGGCGGCGATGCTCGCGGTCGCCGGGGTCCGCAGCGAGGGGATCACCATCACGCCGGTCGCGCGCGAGGAGCTCGTCTACATCTCCGCCGACCCGGCGCGGCTGGCCACCCCGGTCACCGCGCACCGGCTCGCGCTGGCCACCCTGGTGATGCCCGAGACCACCTGGCGCGCCGAGGACTCCACCCGGATCCTGCTGCGCCAGCTGCTCCACGAGACCGGGCGCAACCCGCAGACCCGCATCGAGGTCGAGGACGTCGAGACCGCCGTCGAGATCGTCGGTCTCGGGCTCGCCGACTCCGTCATCCCCCGCGGCGCCGCCGAGCAGCTGCTTCCCCGGCTCGCCCCGAACGCCGGCTGGGTCGCCCTGCGGCCGCGGGTGTGGGACACCTTCGCCGTCGTGCACCGGGCCGGCGCCGTCCTCTCCCCGGCGGCCCAGCTGATGATCGAGCTCGCGACGGCCCGGATCCGGGAGATCGCCGAGCCGCTCGGCAGGTGA
- a CDS encoding DUF1800 domain-containing protein codes for MSIAPTSPSPHDGDRPDPPDADPLSRRFLARGVVAGLAAAAVSPALIATEAEAVGARHRRRCRHWHRCAKHPKHTCRHQHRCKHLGHRAVPTQPAEPTGPTEPSGPPSDPDFVRSPVPTAASLHLGNRFTYGMTPALHEQMRQAGGPARWFEQQLDPASVADPKADPMHTWWLSIDLDAATIGQRNNDEVEGGWVAMANYARWCLLRRIYSQRQVLEVMTEFWENHLHVPLDDDGVFTYRADYGKLLRSHALGRFDQMLVAAITHPAMGISLDNARSTKRAPNENLGRELLELHTVGRGNHGEDDVKASSRILTGYRVDLWTTWRSYYDPASHWTGPVSVLGFEHPNANADGRAVTEAYLTHLARHPRTAERIARKLAVRFVSDDPPPALVERLARVYLDNETAIKPVLRALVASPEFLASAGQKVRTPTDDVVATHRALRTEIARPTSADSAANSFLWHTSSIGHSPFAWARPDGPPDTGRAWSSASRLLASFDVHLTLSGGWWPTKQITYRAPTSWLPADSVRFDHLVDHLCRQLLGKAAPARLVTACAQAVDVAAGTTITASHPVMRWQFPLLLTTLLDSPDHLHR; via the coding sequence GTGAGCATCGCCCCCACGTCGCCGTCCCCCCACGACGGCGACCGACCCGACCCCCCGGACGCCGACCCGCTGTCGCGCCGCTTCCTGGCGCGAGGCGTGGTCGCCGGACTGGCGGCGGCCGCCGTCAGCCCCGCCCTGATCGCGACCGAGGCCGAGGCGGTGGGAGCCCGGCACCGCCGGCGGTGCCGGCACTGGCACCGCTGCGCGAAGCACCCGAAGCACACCTGCCGGCACCAGCACCGCTGCAAGCACCTGGGGCACCGCGCCGTGCCGACCCAGCCCGCGGAGCCGACCGGCCCGACGGAGCCGTCCGGGCCGCCGTCCGACCCCGACTTCGTGCGCTCGCCGGTGCCGACGGCGGCGTCGCTGCACCTCGGCAACCGGTTCACCTACGGCATGACGCCGGCGCTGCACGAGCAGATGCGGCAGGCAGGGGGCCCGGCGCGCTGGTTCGAGCAGCAGCTCGACCCCGCGTCGGTCGCGGACCCCAAGGCCGACCCGATGCACACGTGGTGGCTCTCGATCGACCTCGACGCCGCGACAATCGGCCAGCGCAACAACGACGAGGTCGAGGGCGGCTGGGTGGCGATGGCCAACTACGCCCGCTGGTGCCTGCTGCGCCGCATCTACTCCCAGCGCCAGGTGCTCGAGGTGATGACCGAGTTCTGGGAGAACCACCTGCACGTGCCGCTCGACGACGACGGCGTCTTCACCTACCGCGCCGACTACGGGAAGCTGCTGCGCAGCCACGCGCTGGGCCGGTTCGACCAGATGCTCGTCGCCGCGATCACGCACCCCGCGATGGGGATCTCGCTCGACAACGCGAGGTCCACGAAGAGGGCCCCGAACGAGAACCTGGGTCGCGAGCTCCTCGAGCTGCACACCGTCGGCCGCGGCAACCACGGCGAGGACGACGTCAAGGCGTCCTCGCGCATCCTCACCGGCTACCGCGTCGACCTGTGGACGACGTGGCGCTCCTACTACGACCCGGCCAGCCACTGGACCGGCCCGGTCAGCGTCCTGGGCTTCGAGCACCCCAACGCGAACGCCGACGGCCGCGCCGTCACCGAGGCCTACCTGACCCACCTGGCCCGGCACCCGCGCACCGCGGAGCGGATCGCCCGCAAGCTCGCCGTCCGGTTCGTCTCCGACGACCCGCCGCCGGCGCTGGTGGAGCGGCTCGCCCGCGTCTACCTGGACAACGAGACCGCCATCAAGCCGGTCCTGCGCGCGCTGGTCGCGTCCCCGGAGTTCCTCGCCTCGGCCGGGCAGAAGGTCCGGACCCCCACCGACGACGTCGTGGCCACCCACCGCGCCCTGCGCACCGAGATCGCCCGGCCGACCAGCGCCGACTCCGCGGCGAACTCCTTCCTGTGGCACACCAGCTCGATCGGCCACTCGCCGTTCGCCTGGGCCCGCCCCGACGGTCCCCCCGACACCGGCCGCGCCTGGTCGTCGGCCTCGCGGCTGCTGGCCTCCTTCGACGTCCACCTCACCCTCTCCGGGGGCTGGTGGCCGACCAAGCAGATCACCTACCGCGCCCCGACGAGCTGGCTGCCCGCCGACAGCGTGCGGTTCGACCACCTCGTCGACCACCTCTGCCGCCAGCTGCTCGGCAAGGCGGCGCCCGCGCGCCTGGTGACCGCCTGCGCCCAGGCCGTCGACGTGGCCGCGGGCACGACGATCACCGCCAGCCACCCGGTGATGCGGTGGCAGTTCCCGCTGCTGCTCACGACCCTGCTCGACAGCCCCGACCACCTGCACCGCTGA
- a CDS encoding VOC family protein, translated as MDMLVGEQIAQAGLTEWRKLAQGLHARYVVDDFGAGARFVLAVGAAGDELGHHPRVMIGEGHVDLRLCSDDAIYREDSGTEHVVEWVTQQDVDLARRITEVAAEHGLTADPASVSVVELGLDTPDSARIAPVWAALLTGSSSSQGRGTPGDEIRDAAGRVPNLWFGDVEGDAPSQGFHVEVYVPLEARDQRVADAVAAGGTVVDDTHAPGLTVVADQDGNRGVVCVDVGAAASVG; from the coding sequence ATGGACATGCTCGTCGGGGAACAGATCGCCCAGGCCGGTCTCACCGAGTGGCGCAAGCTGGCTCAGGGACTGCACGCGCGCTACGTGGTCGACGACTTCGGAGCCGGCGCCCGGTTCGTCCTGGCGGTCGGCGCCGCGGGTGACGAGCTCGGCCACCACCCGAGGGTGATGATCGGCGAGGGCCACGTCGACCTCCGGCTGTGCAGCGACGACGCGATCTACCGCGAGGACTCCGGCACCGAGCACGTGGTCGAGTGGGTGACCCAGCAGGACGTCGACCTCGCGCGCCGGATCACCGAGGTCGCCGCCGAGCACGGGCTCACCGCCGACCCCGCCTCGGTCAGCGTCGTCGAGCTCGGCCTGGACACCCCCGACTCGGCGAGGATCGCGCCGGTGTGGGCAGCCCTCCTGACCGGGAGCTCCTCCTCGCAGGGTCGCGGGACCCCGGGCGACGAGATCCGCGACGCCGCCGGCCGGGTGCCCAACCTGTGGTTCGGCGACGTCGAGGGCGACGCGCCCAGCCAGGGGTTCCACGTCGAGGTCTACGTGCCTCTCGAGGCGCGCGACCAGCGCGTCGCCGACGCCGTCGCCGCGGGCGGGACGGTGGTCGACGACACCCACGCGCCCGGACTCACCGTGGTCGCCGACCAGGACGGCAACAGGGGCGTGGTGTGCGTCGACGTGGGGGCAGCGGCGTCCGTCGGGTAA
- a CDS encoding DUF1501 domain-containing protein gives MTEQQNDPQPCCDDYVRTSRRSFLRGALVAGGAVTATFGTAFTETSYAAAGQADQVLVVLSMRGACDGLSLVVPHGDPVYYQARPSIAVASERLLAKDAMFGLHPSFAPLVPMWNAGRMAAVHATGLPSPNRSHFSAMEEVEDADPGSDARIGWLNRLVGRDGAGSPIEAIQMGGGVPATAVMGPQPVLVTPSIDRVRLAGGASPAEAAARRRSLSTAWAGSSTQLGVGFRSTLEVIDEFAPVHATSATPSNGAVYPRNDLASALQATARTIRADVGAEIITVDHGSWDHHTWIGNLADGNLVRKANEMAGAIAAFFADLGPLADKVTLVTISEFGRRVKENASQGLDHGHGNVMFLFGAGVRGGRYYGTWPGLTNTVDADLLVTTDYRSVLSEVIVSRFGASPAQVFPGATTARVGAMT, from the coding sequence ATGACCGAGCAGCAGAACGACCCGCAGCCCTGCTGCGACGACTACGTGCGGACGTCGCGGCGCTCGTTCCTCCGCGGCGCGCTGGTGGCCGGCGGCGCCGTCACCGCGACCTTCGGCACGGCGTTCACCGAGACGTCGTACGCCGCGGCCGGCCAGGCCGACCAGGTGCTGGTCGTGCTCTCGATGCGCGGTGCCTGCGACGGGCTGAGCCTGGTCGTGCCGCACGGCGACCCGGTCTACTACCAGGCCCGGCCGAGCATCGCGGTGGCCTCCGAGCGGCTGCTCGCCAAGGACGCGATGTTCGGGCTGCACCCGTCGTTCGCGCCGCTCGTCCCGATGTGGAACGCCGGCCGGATGGCCGCCGTCCACGCCACCGGGCTGCCGTCGCCGAACCGCTCCCACTTCTCCGCGATGGAGGAGGTCGAGGACGCCGACCCCGGCTCCGACGCGCGCATCGGCTGGCTGAACCGGCTGGTCGGTCGCGACGGCGCCGGCTCGCCGATCGAGGCGATCCAGATGGGCGGTGGCGTGCCGGCCACCGCCGTCATGGGACCGCAGCCGGTGCTGGTCACCCCCAGCATCGACCGGGTCCGCCTGGCCGGCGGGGCCTCGCCCGCCGAGGCCGCGGCGCGACGCCGCTCGCTGAGCACCGCCTGGGCGGGCAGCTCGACCCAGCTCGGGGTCGGCTTCCGCTCCACCCTCGAGGTGATCGACGAGTTCGCCCCGGTGCACGCGACGTCGGCGACGCCGTCGAACGGCGCCGTCTACCCGCGCAACGACCTCGCCTCGGCCCTGCAGGCCACGGCGCGCACGATCCGGGCCGACGTCGGCGCGGAGATCATCACCGTCGACCACGGCTCCTGGGACCACCACACCTGGATCGGCAACCTCGCCGACGGGAACCTGGTCCGCAAGGCCAACGAGATGGCCGGCGCGATCGCGGCCTTCTTCGCCGACCTCGGGCCGCTGGCCGACAAGGTCACCCTGGTCACCATCAGCGAGTTCGGCCGGCGGGTCAAGGAGAACGCCAGCCAGGGTCTCGACCACGGCCACGGGAACGTGATGTTCCTGTTCGGCGCCGGGGTCAGGGGCGGGCGGTACTACGGCACCTGGCCGGGCCTGACCAACACCGTCGACGCCGACCTCCTGGTCACCACGGACTACCGCAGCGTGCTGTCGGAGGTCATCGTGTCGCGCTTCGGCGCGTCACCGGCCCAGGTCTTCCCGGGTGCGACGACCGCGCGGGTCGGTGCGATGACCTGA